A genomic window from Salvia splendens isolate huo1 chromosome 11, SspV2, whole genome shotgun sequence includes:
- the LOC121754338 gene encoding putative B3 domain-containing protein Os03g0619850 translates to MAAAGASMNPNFIPEYQHLPAFMKVFHRVRCKDDMRLPDEFVGNHGHELPFDCRLVWPNGVRHMVRILKLEHGWFFSTGWREFVRATGVEHGDHLTFTLVDVGMFNVKRFNRETHCPPPGDVDVVVDDDMEGSYTPAIDTSDDYVLSDNESETTMDEEYVDDSRALNIDGLPTFVLTLTPANIHRTLEFPYGFWQRHIPMGAIQAGVYLVTERGTWICTLKHNLRSIRVRHGWNRFKHDNNLTEGVRCHFTLVDAFAVHFQVRFDRA, encoded by the exons ATGGCAGCTGCAGGGGCTTCGATGAACCCGAACTTTATCCCGGAATACCAACACCTCCCCGCGTTTATGAAAGTGTTCCACCGGGTGCGATGCAAGGATGACATG AGACTTCCCGACGAATTCGTCGGGAATCACGGTCATGAACTACCGTTCGACTGCAGGCTCGTTTGGCCAAATGGAGTACGGCATATGGTACGAATTCTAAAGCTTGAGCACGGATGGTTCTTCTCGACTGGATGGAGAGAGTTTGTTCGTGCTACCGGTGTCGAACATGGCGATCATCTTACCTTCACGTTGGTGGATGTGGGAATGTTCAACGTGAAGCGGTTTAACAGAGAGACACATTGCCCCCCACCGGGGGACGTCGACG TTGTAGTAGACGACGATATGGAAGGTAGCTACACCCCGGCAATCGATACGTCCGACGATTACGTGCTATCCGATAACGAATCTGAAACAACGATGGATGAGGAATACGTGGATGATAGTAGGGCACTCAACATCGACGGCTTGCCAACATTCGTGCTTACGCTCACCCCGGCTAACATCCATCGCACCCTCGAGTTTCCATATGGCTTTTGGCAACGCCATATTCCAATGGGCGCAATACAAGCGGGAGTGTATCTTGTGACTGAAAGGGGAACGTGGATATGCACACTGAAACACAACTTGAGGAGCATAAGGGTTCGGCATGGGTGGAATCGATTTAAGCATGACAACAACCTGACTGAAGGTGTGCGCTGCCATTTCACACTTGTTGATGCGTTTGCTGTCCACTTTCAAGTGCGGTTTGACAGGGCTTAA